The uncultured Desulfobacter sp. genome has a segment encoding these proteins:
- a CDS encoding methyl-accepting chemotaxis protein, whose product MKSIKSKLMLFSTTILLLIIVPVLWVGYHDRMTTLNDSAQTDLRLKLFQVIELLETSSNRAYALSELIAHLPEIQKMMAEKDRVGIENFCLPLYESIKKQVNVDKFQFHLPPATSFYRVHKPSKFGDDLSRARPTIVEVNRTQKPVVGLDKGPYGFGIRGLAPMFYQGRHLGSVEFGVGLNNTLLESLKAKYQFDAFIFAKNNDGYKMQASTGGVTIPVDQLTQVFDQVVSKNDFVYKDITIDGKHWLFLVSPLNDFSGKAEGVIVVPQNLSHMVASVNKLTLFFVFMGIGAMALGCGFSYFFITLLVGRPIKHISGVFKQVEQGDLTQRIETRKKNEISELGAIINEFLETIQSLMSDLHNDVVTLDDSSTSLSAISTSMSEKSRTVSHGIDSATQKMKSNVSSAATAVDQTVNEMETMSDSVDLLINTISEIGQNTRTTSTISNDAVEKSMKTSQMVKELENAVSQIIKITDTINDISDQTNLLALNATIEAARAGEAGKGFAVVANEIKDLAGQTASATLEIQASVDGIKQSNDSTILQIKDIERVIKDVNENVKNIETVVEKQMEATNAISSIIKETKTSAETVREDILEYTENSRQITENISELNTVASEMDTETGVIDSSAKTVMEISHKIKGVINMFRV is encoded by the coding sequence ATGAAATCGATTAAATCAAAGCTCATGTTATTCAGCACTACGATCTTATTATTGATTATCGTCCCTGTGCTCTGGGTTGGGTACCATGACAGGATGACGACTTTAAATGATTCTGCGCAAACAGACTTGAGGCTTAAACTGTTTCAGGTCATCGAGCTGTTGGAAACCTCTTCTAACCGGGCGTATGCGCTTTCCGAACTCATCGCCCACCTGCCGGAAATACAGAAAATGATGGCGGAAAAGGATCGGGTGGGAATTGAAAATTTTTGCCTGCCGTTATACGAATCTATTAAGAAACAGGTAAATGTCGATAAATTTCAGTTCCATCTGCCACCGGCCACCTCCTTTTACAGGGTCCATAAGCCATCCAAATTCGGCGATGACCTGTCCCGGGCAAGGCCCACCATTGTCGAAGTAAACAGGACACAAAAACCTGTGGTCGGTCTTGATAAAGGCCCTTATGGATTTGGCATCCGGGGACTGGCCCCCATGTTTTACCAGGGCCGGCATCTTGGCTCAGTAGAATTTGGTGTGGGGTTGAATAATACGCTTCTTGAATCCCTTAAAGCAAAATATCAGTTTGATGCATTCATTTTTGCCAAAAATAATGATGGATATAAAATGCAGGCATCAACCGGCGGGGTAACCATTCCTGTTGACCAGTTAACACAGGTCTTTGATCAGGTGGTTTCAAAGAATGATTTTGTTTATAAGGATATTACCATTGATGGAAAACATTGGCTCTTTCTGGTCAGTCCGCTCAATGATTTCAGCGGGAAAGCCGAGGGCGTCATTGTTGTACCCCAAAATTTGAGCCACATGGTGGCTTCGGTGAACAAGCTGACCCTGTTTTTTGTCTTCATGGGCATCGGTGCCATGGCATTGGGGTGCGGTTTTTCATACTTTTTCATCACACTGCTTGTTGGCAGACCCATCAAACACATCTCCGGTGTATTCAAACAGGTGGAACAAGGAGATCTTACCCAGCGAATTGAGACCCGAAAGAAAAACGAAATATCAGAGCTGGGCGCCATAATTAATGAATTTTTGGAAACGATTCAAAGTCTTATGAGCGACCTTCACAACGATGTGGTGACATTGGACGATTCGTCCACCAGTCTTAGTGCCATTTCAACCTCTATGTCGGAAAAATCTAGAACAGTTTCCCATGGAATTGACAGCGCAACACAGAAAATGAAGTCCAATGTAAGTTCAGCCGCAACAGCTGTTGATCAGACGGTGAACGAAATGGAGACCATGAGCGATTCTGTGGATTTACTGATCAACACGATTTCTGAGATCGGACAGAATACCAGAACAACCAGCACCATCAGTAACGATGCCGTTGAGAAATCAATGAAAACATCACAAATGGTAAAAGAACTGGAAAATGCAGTGAGCCAAATTATAAAAATTACAGATACAATTAATGATATTTCAGATCAGACAAACCTTTTGGCCCTTAATGCAACCATTGAAGCGGCTCGGGCGGGAGAGGCCGGAAAAGGGTTTGCCGTTGTTGCCAATGAGATTAAAGACCTTGCCGGCCAGACAGCTTCCGCCACGCTTGAAATACAAGCGAGTGTGGACGGCATCAAGCAGTCCAATGATTCCACCATATTGCAGATCAAGGATATTGAACGGGTGATCAAGGATGTAAACGAAAACGTAAAAAATATTGAAACTGTGGTCGAAAAACAGATGGAAGCAACCAACGCCATATCCTCAATTATTAAAGAGACCAAAACCAGCGCAGAGACAGTCAGGGAAGACATTTTGGAATATACAGAAAACTCAAGGCAGATAACCGAAAATATATCCGAACTGAACACAGTTGCTTCAGAAATGGATACGGAAACCGGGGTCATTGACAGCAGTGCCAAAACGGTAATGGAAATTTCCCATAAAATAAAAGGAGTCATTAATATGTTTCGCGTATAG
- a CDS encoding response regulator, whose protein sequence is MSLTGNETILFVEDETPLRHLGRETLEQMGYTVLATDSPSEALRTAAAHPGEIQLLMTDVIMPEMNGQELASRLVKEYPGIRCLFVSGYTTDVFFS, encoded by the coding sequence GTGTCGCTTACAGGCAATGAAACCATTCTCTTTGTAGAGGATGAGACCCCACTGCGTCATCTGGGCCGTGAAACCCTTGAACAGATGGGGTACACGGTACTGGCCACGGATTCGCCCAGTGAGGCCCTGCGCACTGCAGCAGCCCATCCAGGGGAAATCCAGCTGCTTATGACAGATGTCATTATGCCTGAAATGAACGGCCAGGAGCTTGCCTCCAGGCTGGTTAAAGAATATCCCGGCATCCGGTGCCTCTTTGTGTCAGGGTATACAACAGATGTATTTTTCTCCTGA